One genomic segment of Brassica napus cultivar Da-Ae chromosome A3, Da-Ae, whole genome shotgun sequence includes these proteins:
- the LOC125607132 gene encoding uncharacterized protein LOC125607132, producing MLMFSLVFLFMVFGAGSRQVGSRSRMRNVVRLRRVGQVSGAAGYDGSSESSSSSESASDSNFEDENVVESTESSHETGSSEFEEAEVLEEVEEESDHLEGMNFFAGTGAIPQASNSFNYQYGYGNEYWEAMDISSSDLEIIKPPAPEVIEISSDSTVAVNIIDISSRESSLWISMPAWSPAFSLGGSLDYSLESIGQSFDPYNEYHYSPMPMESPPANPKVGTGAREVDMEVQPEIVRDVQMMESTQNGRTRPNGALGGQVEKGSTSRRPASNVQDSRNIPTEEECNVCGADDHHTRACTRIRSQPDLSAYMICSSCETRGHFIADCPMTNVTRAVPISVVPPTSLLDQPHLQQEDQTLETLTLLGVLIGVLVAAKVSGC from the exons ATGTTGATGTTTTCACTCGTTTTCTTATTCATGG TTTTTGGTGCAGGCAGTCGACAGGTTGGGAGTAGATCGAGGATGAGGAATGTGGTACGGTTACGGAGGGTTGGACAAGTGTCTGGAGCAGCCGGTTATGATGGATCAAGTGAGTCAAGCTCATCCAGCGAGTCAGCATCTGATTCTAACTTTGAAGATGAGAATGTGGTCGAGAGCACCGAGAGTTCACATGAGACTGGGTCATCTGAATTTGAAGAAGCTGAAGTACTTgaagaagttgaagaagaaTCTGATCACCTGGAAGGCATGAACTTTTTCGCAGGAACGGGAGCAATTCCGCAAGCATCCAACTCATTCAACTACCAGTATGGTTATGGCAATGAGTATTGGGAAGCAATGGACATCAGCTCGTCCGACCTGGAGATCATTAAACCACCAGCGCCAGAagttattgagatctcatcagACAGCACAGTTGCCGTCAACATCATTGACATCAGTTCTCGTGAAAGCAGTCTGTGGATTTCGATGCCAGCTTGGAGTCCAGCATTTTCACTTGGAGGATCTCTTGATTACAGTTTGGAGAGCATCGGACAATCTTTTGATCCATACAATGAGTATCACTACTCACCAATGCCAATGGAGTCACCGCCAGCAAATCCTAAAGTCGGAACTGGAGCAAGGGAAGTAGACATGGAAGTTCAACCAGAGATCGTAAGAGATGTTCAGATGATGGAGAGTACTCAGAATGGAAGGACTAGACCAAATGGAGCTCTAGGTGGACAAGTGGAAAAAGGGAGTACCAGTAGAAGACCAGCATCAAATGTTCAAGACTCTCGCAACATTCCAACCGAAGAAGAATGCAATGTGTGTGGAGCGGATGATCATCATACTCGGGCTTGCACAAGGATTAGGAGTCAGCCAGACTTGAGCGCATATATGATTTGCAGCTCATGTGAGACGCGTGGACACTTCATCGCAGATTGTCCAATGACCAACGTGACCAGAGCCGTACCCATCTCTGTTGTTCCTCCTACCAGCCTGCTCGATCAGCCTCATCTACAACAGGAGGATCAAACCTTAGAGACCTTGACCTTACTAGGAGTCCTGATTGGGGTTCTCGTGGCGGCTAAGGTAAGTGGGTGCTGA